From a single Sander vitreus isolate 19-12246 chromosome 2, sanVit1, whole genome shotgun sequence genomic region:
- the LOC144527115 gene encoding uncharacterized protein LOC144527115 encodes MDQQMDIYVNEEGPFGYSGKRKSLAKSSENIYESLKSNRTGPALSVAEDVKKSSCRAAAVCLGVLCLLLLTGLITLVCLFIKGNSEWEMKMVLLHNSFTNLTQERDQLQTSFTNLTKGRDQLQTSFTNLTQERDQFQKRVEDMANEIIDFRKKLQDQYNKQGWVYFSGSFYHVSSTKKSWQGSRDDCVQKGADLVIINSREEQEFMRRFPKPRWIGLTDRETEGRWKWVDGTLLSQSYWILSEPNGHMLRDEDCAEISNHLFNSWNDDLCNSEKFWICEMTSLL; translated from the exons ATGGATCAACAGATGGATATCTATGTCAATGAAGAGGGACCATTTGGTTATTCTGGCAAAAGGAAGAGTTTGGCAAAAAGTTCGGAAAATATTTATGAAAGTCTGAAGTCAAACAGAACTGGACCTGCACTCTCAG TTGCTGAAGATGTGAAGAAGAGTTCCTGCAGAGCTGCTGcagtgtgtctgggtgtgttgTGTCTTCTCCTTCTGACTGGACTCATAACTTTGGTTTGCCTAT TCATCAAAGGCAACTCTGAATGGGAAATGAAGATGGTCCTGTTACACAACAGTTTCACCAACCTGACTCAAGAAAGAGACCAGTTACAGACCAGTTTCACCAACCTGACTAAAGGAAGAGACCAGTTACAGACCAGTTTCACCAACCTGACTCAAGAAAGAGACCAGTTCCAAAAAAGAGTTGAAGACATGGCCAATGAGATAATTGATTTCCGTAAAAAGCTTCAAg ATCAGTATAACAAACAAGGATGGGTGTATTTCAGCGGTAGTTTCTATCACGTTTCTTCTACCAAGAAATCCTGGCAAGGAAGCAGAGATGACTGTGTGCAAAAAGGTGCAGACCTGGTGATTATCAACAGCAGAGAAGAACAg GAATTCATGAGACGGTTCCCAAAGCCCCGATGGATTGGACTGActgatagagagacagaggggagatGGAAATGGGTGGATGGGACTCTGCTGAGCCAAAG ctACTGGATTCTTTCTGAACCAAATGGGCATATGTTGAGAGACGAAGACTGTGCAGAAATATCCAACCATTTATTTAACAGCTGGAATGATGACCTGTGTAACTCTGAAAAATTCTGGATTTGTGAGATGACATCGCTTCTATAA